The following coding sequences are from one Alosa alosa isolate M-15738 ecotype Scorff River chromosome 13, AALO_Geno_1.1, whole genome shotgun sequence window:
- the LOC125306334 gene encoding asialoglycoprotein receptor 2-like isoform X1 translates to MMEEEVCYSSVLFIKSKEAKPREEQNAQETVYAAVKRKEELRAEPSPSHTTADDPSLPGPHRYRCAVVVLGLLTAVLLSALVASLVYYQGYVSEYNTLLVRELRQLKDNHSSLMTELTLVQMNYANLSNSNGMLQDRYDNMSSANLDLQKERNTLMMERDHLNQTLEVIFQFNVFPVDDYCPVTDNATQERKCSANCKEGWVYYQSSCYLFVHKWNSWEDSKTDCEKERAHLVTIDTVEEQAFINNHTEYYYQGYGYWIGLRKIQDKWQWVDGRDLTGGHWIRTEGSGCVLSMPSTLDHLKSWRSDFCSGHNRWICEKQAVIWPGKNV, encoded by the exons ATGATGGAAGAGGAGGTTTGCTACTCCAGTGTGCTTTTCATCAAATCTAAAGAAGCCAAGCCAAGAG AGGAGCAAAATGCACAAGAAACTGTGTATGCAGCAGTTAAGAGAAAAGAAGAGCTACGAGCAGAGCCCAGCCCCAGCCACACAACAG CAGATGACCCGTCTCTACCTGGCCCTCACCGATatcgctgtgctgtggtggtcCTTGGCCTGCTGACTGctgtcctcctctctgcccTGGTGGCTTCACTTGTTTACT ATCAGGGATATGTGTCTGAATATAACACACTTTTGGTGAGGGAGCTGCGTCAGCTCAAAGACAATCACTCATCCTTAATGACAGAGCTTACACTTGTGCAAATGAACTATGCCAACCTGAGCAACTCCAACGGAATGTTACAGGATCGTTATGACAACATGAGCTCTGCAAACCTAGATCTCCAGAAGGAGAGGAACACATTGATGATGGAGCGGGACCATCTCAATCAGACTCTTGAGGTCATTTTCCAGTTCAATGTTTTTCCAGTGGATGATTACTGTCCAGTCACAGATAATGCAACACAAG AGAGGAAGTGTAGTGCAAATTGCAAAGAAGGATGGGTGTACTATCAATCAAGCTGTTACCTATTTGTCCACAAGTGGAATAGCTGGGAGGACAGTAAAACTGACTGTGAAAAGGAGAGGGCCCACCTGGTAACCATAGACACAGTAGAGGAACAA GCATTCATCAACAATCACACAGAGTATTACTATCAGGGATATGGATACTGGATTGGACTGAGGAAAATCCAGGACAAATGGCAGTGGGTGGATGGCCGTGACCTCACTGGAGG GCACTGGATTAGAACAGAGGGCTCTGGTTGTGTCCTATCAATGCCTAGCACTTTAGACCATTTGAAGAGCTGGAGAAGCGACTTCTGTAGTGGGCACAACAGATGGATCTGTGAAAAACAAGCTGTTATATGGCCTGGCAAAAATGTGTAG
- the LOC125306334 gene encoding uncharacterized protein LOC125306334 isoform X2 has protein sequence MMEEEVCYSSVLFIKSKEAKPREEQNAQETVYAAVKRKEELRAEPSPSHTTADDPSLPGPHRYRCAVVVLGLLTAVLLSALVASLVYYQGYVSEYNTLLVRELRQLKDNHSSLMTELTLVQMNYANLSNSNGMLQDRYDNMSSANLDLQKERNTLMMERDHLNQTLEAFINNHTEYYYQGYGYWIGLRKIQDKWQWVDGRDLTGGHWIRTEGSGCVLSMPSTLDHLKSWRSDFCSGHNRWICEKQAVIWPGKNV, from the exons ATGATGGAAGAGGAGGTTTGCTACTCCAGTGTGCTTTTCATCAAATCTAAAGAAGCCAAGCCAAGAG AGGAGCAAAATGCACAAGAAACTGTGTATGCAGCAGTTAAGAGAAAAGAAGAGCTACGAGCAGAGCCCAGCCCCAGCCACACAACAG CAGATGACCCGTCTCTACCTGGCCCTCACCGATatcgctgtgctgtggtggtcCTTGGCCTGCTGACTGctgtcctcctctctgcccTGGTGGCTTCACTTGTTTACT ATCAGGGATATGTGTCTGAATATAACACACTTTTGGTGAGGGAGCTGCGTCAGCTCAAAGACAATCACTCATCCTTAATGACAGAGCTTACACTTGTGCAAATGAACTATGCCAACCTGAGCAACTCCAACGGAATGTTACAGGATCGTTATGACAACATGAGCTCTGCAAACCTAGATCTCCAGAAGGAGAGGAACACATTGATGATGGAGCGGGACCATCTCAATCAGACTCTTGAG GCATTCATCAACAATCACACAGAGTATTACTATCAGGGATATGGATACTGGATTGGACTGAGGAAAATCCAGGACAAATGGCAGTGGGTGGATGGCCGTGACCTCACTGGAGG GCACTGGATTAGAACAGAGGGCTCTGGTTGTGTCCTATCAATGCCTAGCACTTTAGACCATTTGAAGAGCTGGAGAAGCGACTTCTGTAGTGGGCACAACAGATGGATCTGTGAAAAACAAGCTGTTATATGGCCTGGCAAAAATGTGTAG